The genome window CAATTGCATATCCACTGTCTAGATGCTACCAAGCCGAGTCTTCTGTTCCTATTCCAACCTGTTCATTCAGCGTAAGCCTAGCGACATAAAACTCTCACATGTTTAGTATATCTCACCGAGGCCTGATCCATCCGCGGCAAGGACAATACATATCATCAAACCTAACTCGTCGCTCCGCGTCAAGTTGCTTCTGTTCCAATTGACGCATTTCATGCGACCCCATTCAGACAGGTGCACCATTCCTCGCGTCTTGCAGTCATCGCAAATGGCAAACCGATAATCATTGCATCTCGAGCAACGATAATACACCCCATCACCGTCTACATAAACCTGACACACATCGCAAGCCACTTCTCCTTGGTAGCCATCCAAGCGGAGGATAGATTCGGGAAGACTAGAGATCTTGCCGGAGCACTGCGACAATATCGCCAAAATGACATGAAAATACCTCGCCCTCCGACCTTCCATGACCGCGCTTCTTCCATAGTCATCCAGTGCATCTTGATTCTCAGCGATGTGAGTAATGCTGCTATTATCCAGACTTTACCACGTATTGTGGCGCTCATCAGAGGTGGGCGTCCGTACCTGTTTTTCGCGATTGGATCGCATCCTGCTTTTAGAAGAGCCTCTACCGATGCTGCTGAGCTGCTGCTTATAGCCCAAAACAAAGGCACTC of Aspergillus luchuensis IFO 4308 DNA, chromosome 7, nearly complete sequence contains these proteins:
- a CDS encoding DC1 domain-containing protein — translated: MEGRRARYFHVILAILSQCSGKISSLPESILRLDGYQGEVACDVCQVYVDGDGVYYRCSRCNDYRFAICDDCKTRGMVHLSEWGRMKCVNWNRSNLTRSDELGLMICIVLAADGSGLGEIY